A genomic stretch from Candidatus Methanomassiliicoccus intestinalis Issoire-Mx1 includes:
- a CDS encoding TrmB family transcriptional regulator: protein MNERGFSKKDETLVKLLMRTGMAKNVAKTLVFLNKKEETTSVEIEISTALRQPEVSIAMQELRHKKWVVKKDIKKEGKGRPVHSYRLAIPFEKIVEVIEKEERAKIDDIESNIQALKKATDTQ from the coding sequence ATGAACGAAAGAGGCTTCAGCAAAAAGGATGAGACTCTTGTAAAGCTCCTCATGCGCACAGGTATGGCGAAAAATGTTGCAAAGACACTCGTATTCCTCAACAAAAAAGAAGAGACTACCTCAGTCGAGATAGAGATATCTACCGCATTGAGACAGCCAGAAGTATCCATTGCAATGCAAGAGCTACGCCACAAAAAGTGGGTTGTGAAGAAAGATATTAAGAAAGAAGGTAAGGGGAGACCCGTACACTCCTATAGACTAGCTATTCCATTTGAGAAAATAGTGGAAGTCATAGAGAAGGAAGAACGGGCCAAGATAGATGATATTGAAAGCAATATCCAAGCCCTCAAAAAAGCTACTGACACTCAGTAA
- the rpiA gene encoding ribose-5-phosphate isomerase RpiA produces the protein MSEMKIKAARKAVEYVKDGMILGLGTGSTTKFAVEEIGKLVSNGYDLVGIPTSIETEKQARSLNIPLTELECVDRIDLTIDGADEVDPNFNLIKGLGGALLREKIVAYYSVNEIIIVDESKIVNQLGTRVSLPVEVTQFSHKKTKESIEKLGCVAQLRGSESPFITDNGNMIYDCKFEGISDPYDLALKLNSIPGVVENGLFLDLASHVVIGTKNETKVLEKKAY, from the coding sequence ATGAGTGAAATGAAAATCAAAGCAGCCAGGAAAGCTGTAGAATATGTAAAAGATGGAATGATCCTCGGTCTTGGAACTGGATCGACTACAAAATTTGCTGTAGAAGAAATCGGAAAACTGGTATCAAACGGATACGATCTCGTGGGCATACCAACATCTATCGAAACTGAGAAACAGGCAAGATCCCTAAACATCCCGTTGACTGAGCTTGAATGCGTAGATAGAATTGATCTGACAATTGATGGTGCTGATGAAGTAGACCCTAATTTTAATCTAATCAAAGGATTGGGAGGCGCTTTGCTCAGAGAGAAGATTGTTGCATACTACTCCGTTAATGAAATAATCATAGTTGACGAATCAAAAATCGTCAATCAGCTGGGAACCCGTGTATCCCTTCCAGTAGAAGTAACACAATTCAGCCATAAGAAAACTAAGGAATCAATTGAAAAGCTGGGATGTGTCGCTCAGCTCAGAGGATCTGAATCACCATTTATTACAGATAATGGCAATATGATCTATGACTGCAAGTTCGAAGGAATTTCTGATCCTTACGATCTAGCGTTAAAACTGAATTCCATTCCAGGGGTGGTTGAAAATGGATTGTTCCTCGACCTCGCATCACACGTGGTCATAGGGACAAAGAATGAAACAAAGGTTTTGGAGAAAAAAGCTTACTGA
- a CDS encoding redoxin domain-containing protein, with product MSKNLEVGESVPDFELPEASTDTIRLSDVYSSHTTVLAFYQSDFGMMCTVEFMKLTEMYPQFKDLGVQILGISTNSMFTHAGWKSRIMIPFPLLADFDASVTELYGVLEGDIGYLEGRSKRAIFVINKEGILVYKWVTDNPALEPDYDKILTVCKNMSD from the coding sequence ATGTCGAAGAATCTTGAAGTTGGAGAGTCGGTACCTGATTTTGAGCTCCCTGAAGCAAGTACAGACACAATTCGACTAAGCGATGTTTACTCTTCACACACAACGGTCCTTGCTTTTTATCAGTCTGACTTTGGAATGATGTGTACAGTTGAATTTATGAAACTCACTGAAATGTATCCACAGTTCAAGGATCTTGGCGTTCAAATCTTAGGAATCTCAACCAACAGCATGTTTACTCACGCAGGATGGAAATCAAGGATAATGATCCCATTTCCGCTTCTGGCTGATTTTGATGCATCTGTAACTGAATTATATGGTGTGTTGGAAGGAGATATTGGATATCTAGAAGGAAGGTCGAAAAGAGCCATATTTGTGATAAATAAAGAGGGCATCTTAGTTTATAAATGGGTAACAGACAACCCTGCTTTGGAACCAGACTATGATAAAATTTTAACTGTATGTAAGAATATGTCGGACTGA
- a CDS encoding diphthine--ammonia ligase — MNLAALYSGGKDSTFATYLMEQQGHEIEFLISIIPDNTYSWMFHTPNLNLIPAMAEAMDKKYIGIESHGEEKEELEALRSVLEGLEVDGIITGAIASDYQWDRINHICEDLNLKVFSPLWRKNPLVVMENMIESGVRSVIATVAAEGLNEKWLGRELDHKTLEDLKILNERYKVSVSGEGGEYESLTLDSPLHKKSMEIKSFEVIESRDNSRMHVKEVALIDKQK; from the coding sequence GTGAATCTAGCAGCTCTCTATTCCGGAGGAAAAGACTCAACTTTTGCAACATACTTAATGGAGCAGCAAGGTCATGAAATTGAGTTTTTGATTAGTATAATTCCAGACAACACATACTCATGGATGTTTCATACTCCAAATCTGAATTTGATTCCAGCCATGGCGGAAGCGATGGATAAAAAATACATAGGCATAGAAAGCCACGGAGAGGAAAAAGAGGAGCTGGAGGCCCTTAGATCAGTTCTGGAAGGTCTTGAAGTCGACGGAATAATTACTGGAGCGATCGCTTCAGACTACCAGTGGGATCGCATAAATCATATTTGTGAGGATCTCAACCTGAAAGTATTTTCCCCCCTGTGGAGAAAAAATCCGTTGGTGGTTATGGAAAATATGATTGAAAGCGGGGTCAGATCAGTGATAGCTACAGTAGCTGCAGAAGGACTGAATGAAAAATGGCTCGGAAGAGAACTAGATCATAAAACTCTGGAAGATCTGAAAATCCTAAATGAAAGATACAAAGTTAGCGTGTCTGGAGAAGGAGGAGAGTATGAATCATTGACACTTGACTCCCCACTTCATAAAAAATCAATGGAAATCAAATCATTTGAGGTTATAGAATCAAGGGATAATTCCAGGATGCACGTAAAAGAAGTAGCATTAATTGATAAGCAGAAGTGA
- a CDS encoding DUF5591 domain-containing protein, with amino-acid sequence MIEVIDRSGLARAGKWMTESTFIEFPNIVYSDTVSFPAPPNAELRASWNDGLIISSCSAQLSKFISDIHAPFDRKSQNEAVLDGDVAILDNSFELRRDARSFSDSIVALRSKIGYNKLIFAPGLMEPSNMALLAYCGIDLFDNSRVLYATAKGFVLLPSGTYKASDLGISQESLLERNMTEVSNELALVKYMIRTGRLRELVETRVNASAWAVASLRLLDLEYYSFQERYTPVTGSEFYCNSKSSLMRPDVRRFRERIIERWEPPKHKKILLMIPCSAKKPYYTSKSHRLFEEVLLSIPNSCAIQELIITSPLGTVPREFETFYPASQYDIPVTGNWDLEEIDMIQNLVMHAASFGFEKIVCNLGSESEFVQEVVDCIDTSDGNSATSPEALSKLREVLMEECQKVEKVPRSVDRIEMVRSMCRYQFGKEGGAMLDGASVVGKYPYLKIMRDGVQLGMLTPERGMISLTLEGAEVLSQLNLNVIEIGDFDLTGSLFSVGIVSADERIRPGDEVVIRRNGELAGTGVSLMSGSEMADSRRGEAVKVRHKIKKK; translated from the coding sequence ATGATTGAGGTCATTGACCGTAGTGGATTGGCGCGAGCAGGAAAATGGATGACAGAGTCAACGTTTATTGAATTTCCAAATATCGTGTATTCAGATACTGTCAGTTTCCCAGCTCCACCTAACGCTGAACTCAGGGCCTCATGGAACGATGGTCTTATAATATCAAGCTGCAGCGCGCAGCTCTCTAAATTCATCAGTGATATCCACGCTCCTTTTGACAGGAAATCACAAAATGAAGCGGTTTTAGATGGTGATGTAGCAATACTCGACAACTCTTTTGAGCTGAGAAGGGATGCAAGGTCATTTTCTGATTCTATCGTTGCACTAAGGTCTAAGATAGGTTACAACAAACTCATCTTTGCACCCGGACTGATGGAGCCTTCAAACATGGCTTTATTGGCATACTGTGGAATAGATCTTTTTGACAATTCTAGGGTGCTTTATGCAACAGCAAAAGGGTTTGTGCTCCTGCCTTCTGGAACTTACAAAGCTTCAGATCTTGGTATTTCCCAGGAATCTTTGCTTGAGAGAAACATGACTGAGGTGTCCAATGAGCTTGCCCTCGTTAAATATATGATTCGAACCGGCAGGCTTAGAGAGCTTGTAGAAACAAGAGTCAATGCTTCTGCATGGGCTGTTGCCTCACTGAGACTGCTAGATTTGGAGTACTATTCTTTTCAAGAACGTTACACTCCGGTCACAGGATCGGAGTTTTACTGCAATTCTAAATCCTCGTTGATGAGACCGGATGTCAGACGTTTCAGGGAAAGGATCATAGAAAGATGGGAGCCTCCGAAACATAAAAAGATTCTACTTATGATTCCCTGCTCTGCCAAAAAGCCATATTATACATCAAAGAGCCACAGGTTGTTTGAAGAAGTGCTGCTTTCAATTCCAAATTCTTGTGCTATCCAGGAACTGATTATTACCTCGCCGCTTGGAACAGTTCCTAGAGAATTCGAAACATTCTACCCCGCTTCCCAATATGATATACCTGTTACAGGAAACTGGGATCTTGAGGAAATAGATATGATTCAGAATTTAGTCATGCATGCAGCATCATTCGGCTTTGAAAAAATCGTCTGCAATCTTGGATCAGAAAGTGAGTTTGTTCAGGAAGTTGTAGACTGCATAGACACTTCCGATGGGAATTCCGCCACATCTCCCGAAGCTCTTTCTAAATTGAGGGAAGTTTTGATGGAGGAATGTCAGAAAGTGGAAAAAGTTCCGAGGTCTGTGGACCGTATAGAGATGGTCCGTTCAATGTGCAGATATCAGTTTGGAAAAGAAGGCGGAGCTATGCTGGATGGAGCATCAGTGGTCGGGAAGTATCCCTATCTTAAAATTATGAGAGATGGCGTCCAGCTCGGAATGCTCACTCCCGAGCGCGGAATGATCTCTTTGACCCTTGAAGGTGCGGAGGTACTTTCACAATTAAATCTCAATGTGATCGAAATTGGTGATTTTGACCTTACTGGCAGTCTCTTTTCTGTAGGTATTGTGTCTGCAGACGAGCGCATACGCCCCGGAGATGAAGTTGTCATTAGAAGAAATGGAGAATTAGCAGGTACTGGCGTATCCCTAATGTCGGGCTCGGAAATGGCCGATAGCAGGCGTGGAGAGGCAGTAAAAGTGCGTCATAAAATTAAGAAAAAATAA
- a CDS encoding creatininase family protein: MRLDSLSSVQFKEVMAKKPVVLLPIGATEAHGGHLPLCTDSVQPEYVADAVAKLIGGIVAPPIRYAHHSSTKNMPGTLSISFLTTMHLTIDVLNSLIDNGADKIVIISGHAGSSHINALRQGCAEVAEKRAVKIMLLSDYDLVDEFPIDQTGDGHGGMVETSRVMHICPDLARKAPCRGDYVDCGYLIVSDPERCMPMGYVGNAQDATSELGKEINEFVVNRLVEEIKKSFGGLYE; this comes from the coding sequence ATGCGTTTAGACTCTCTATCTTCAGTACAGTTTAAAGAAGTGATGGCTAAAAAGCCTGTAGTTTTGCTTCCTATTGGAGCAACAGAGGCGCACGGAGGACATCTGCCGTTATGTACTGATTCTGTTCAGCCGGAATATGTTGCAGACGCAGTTGCAAAATTAATTGGAGGCATTGTCGCCCCTCCAATAAGATATGCACACCACTCCTCTACAAAAAACATGCCTGGAACGCTTTCTATATCTTTTCTCACGACTATGCACCTTACCATTGATGTATTGAATTCATTAATCGACAACGGTGCAGACAAGATTGTGATTATAAGCGGCCATGCTGGTTCGTCACACATCAATGCTTTGAGACAGGGGTGTGCAGAAGTTGCTGAAAAGAGGGCTGTAAAAATTATGTTGCTGTCTGATTATGATCTGGTGGATGAATTCCCGATCGATCAAACAGGAGATGGGCACGGCGGGATGGTTGAAACTTCAAGAGTGATGCATATCTGTCCTGATTTGGCTAGGAAAGCACCCTGTCGCGGAGATTATGTCGACTGCGGTTATCTTATTGTATCTGACCCAGAAAGGTGCATGCCTATGGGATATGTAGGAAATGCGCAGGATGCGACTAGTGAACTTGGTAAAGAAATCAATGAGTTTGTAGTCAATAGATTGGTCGAAGAGATCAAAAAGTCGTTTGGTGGTCTTTATGAGTGA